One Candidatus Poribacteria bacterium genomic window carries:
- a CDS encoding LysE family transporter, with the protein MSPLSMFLTAFIVGFSGAITPGPLLLVTISQTLRLGLIAAIMIVAGHSLLELFTVVGLTFGLKEVMDKPFIFKMIGITGGMVMIWMAVWMIKDAFRHTRPSIGSLLEKAQPGRGKEGGKFLKPFGLGVIVSLSNPFWTIWWLTVGATFVSKAIKGSFILLPSFYIGHISSDLAWYGAVGISLTLGGRFINDKVYRLFLMFCSMFLFLFGAYFVYTAAKGGFLLNAISRKV; encoded by the coding sequence ATGTCGCCGTTGAGTATGTTTCTGACCGCTTTCATAGTCGGCTTCTCAGGGGCTATTACGCCTGGGCCTCTGCTCCTGGTGACGATATCCCAGACCCTGAGGCTAGGGCTCATAGCGGCGATCATGATCGTCGCGGGACACAGTCTTCTTGAACTCTTCACCGTGGTGGGCCTCACATTTGGGCTGAAGGAGGTCATGGATAAACCTTTCATCTTTAAGATGATCGGTATAACCGGCGGCATGGTCATGATATGGATGGCCGTGTGGATGATCAAAGATGCCTTTCGCCATACGCGCCCAAGCATCGGATCGTTGCTGGAGAAAGCTCAACCTGGGAGGGGAAAAGAGGGAGGAAAGTTCCTTAAACCCTTCGGTCTTGGGGTCATCGTGAGCCTCTCAAATCCGTTTTGGACCATCTGGTGGCTGACCGTCGGGGCGACCTTCGTCTCTAAAGCGATCAAAGGCAGTTTCATCCTGCTGCCCTCCTTCTATATCGGACACATCTCCTCGGACCTCGCCTGGTATGGCGCCGTTGGGATCAGCTTAACCTTAGGCGGGAGGTTTATAAACGACAAGGTATACAGGCTTTTCCTGATGTTCTGCTCCATGTTCCTGTTTCTATTCGGGGCGTATTTCGTATACACCGCCGCAAAAGGAGGGTTTTTATTAAATGCGATTTCACGGAAAGTTTAA